A genomic window from Streptomyces sp. NBC_01429 includes:
- a CDS encoding ATP-binding protein: protein MTTATQPSARTRAKHTGAQIPAGISFVGTEFRSTNLERDVHDADLHSPYVGVRAFDVLDRVGNALGDLKRSRAWSFTGPYGSGKSTLSNLIDALLGHDTKRRAAAHEAVSATHPALAQEIAENRDTHPGDGFLGAVTTARREPLAVTVHRALQTAVERKWKKRVPKDIASVMAVCAETDVPTTDSLLDAVTALCGKAPLLLIIDEFGKTLEHLVSAEENKNAGSDVFLLQLLAEKGAGAKGLPLYIFTLQHLAFSDYTSRSNSVQTQEWAKIQGRFEDVTFAPNLGDAVYLLQRKLDHSGLPQQSHKLIEAQAQAAHGIWRQQSLHSVVDVSVESFANLYPLHPLTAVAAPLMASQIGQNDRSLSGFLVNDEPFTVRRSLDTLAASSPERASTLRIPQLYDFFFSAGRTTILASSKASRWLEINTRLEEAHGLPEEDQALLKAIGVLNLIDADGMLRATPAMIQFALNDPIDATDVNRFEQLKKRLDKLVKDGLVVHREYSDEYRIWQGTDVDIDARVNEIASQLQPDDVIRYFNKHLGTNVLPNAVAAGAHSQLTGMQRHFVTAVSHKTEKLRGPKIVQDAADGMLVFHLGELKNSPRVDSPLPVVVGLTRNPQAVLAAGTTLVALQDLMGDEKLDHVARREISERAGEFSQKITALLAEAFRPGSDESSWYLWASGEDTDGDPAQELSARSYAGLVSEACNVVYHQTPHVRNEMVGRHQLTSNAARTRREVLTAMIEKTGLARLGWPEDKFPAERALYDGVVEHLGLHRATGEVSGGASSGGTLHTHGMARPNAEKNASIMPVWEALEEALSEATEPTPIVDIYERLMAAPYGVKAGVVPILVVAGLILRGNDVALFEEGNYCPRLTAAIVERLNVPYPERFTVKSTPVDRGQRRLVLDGLVKSLDVDIPRSRANRNPALLAVTRGMLDRILVLDQYSRKTQRLSEDTLAVRDVLSRATDPDNLVFEELPEALGFEEITPGAKKDPEAAESFIERVTSALNELTGASESLQRYVVDTLAREFRLPAASITELRAGLAERLQGFADASLEVSLHGFVSRVTNEMLPDDDWLGTVVVQLVNQALGDWTDRDMDRFPRVVQDRARALDRVSHLYSVTEAEEVEDLEEAEAKDSPVTVRSAATKRAKPKPRQIDTHLLTLTTPQGAEERTLIHVPKKSRNAANKLVVSVIRQAEEALGPDGARILLAALAERLSQQDSATSERKEQP from the coding sequence GTGACCACGGCCACCCAGCCTTCCGCTCGCACCAGGGCGAAGCACACTGGTGCCCAGATCCCCGCCGGGATCAGCTTCGTTGGCACGGAGTTCCGCTCCACCAACCTCGAACGCGACGTACACGACGCGGACCTGCATTCCCCGTACGTCGGTGTACGCGCGTTCGACGTTCTCGACCGTGTGGGAAACGCTCTGGGCGACCTCAAACGCTCCCGCGCCTGGTCCTTCACCGGGCCGTATGGGTCCGGCAAGTCGACGCTCTCCAACTTGATCGACGCTCTGCTCGGTCACGACACGAAGCGCAGAGCCGCTGCTCACGAGGCCGTTTCGGCAACGCACCCGGCGCTCGCGCAGGAGATCGCCGAGAACCGGGATACCCACCCTGGCGACGGCTTCCTGGGCGCAGTCACCACGGCTCGTCGTGAGCCGCTGGCGGTTACCGTCCACCGGGCACTCCAGACTGCGGTGGAACGTAAGTGGAAGAAGCGTGTTCCGAAGGACATCGCGTCCGTCATGGCTGTCTGCGCTGAGACGGACGTCCCGACGACGGACAGCCTGCTGGATGCCGTCACCGCACTGTGCGGCAAGGCACCGCTGCTGCTGATCATCGATGAGTTCGGCAAGACGCTTGAGCACCTGGTGTCCGCCGAAGAGAACAAGAACGCCGGCAGCGACGTCTTCCTGCTCCAGCTCCTCGCGGAGAAGGGTGCCGGAGCCAAGGGCCTCCCGCTCTACATCTTCACCCTGCAGCACCTAGCGTTTAGCGACTACACCTCTCGGTCGAACTCGGTCCAGACCCAGGAATGGGCCAAGATCCAAGGCCGTTTCGAGGACGTCACCTTCGCCCCGAACCTCGGTGACGCGGTCTACCTTCTTCAGCGGAAGTTGGACCACTCCGGCCTGCCGCAGCAGAGCCACAAGTTGATCGAGGCCCAGGCTCAGGCCGCCCACGGAATCTGGCGTCAGCAGTCGCTGCACTCGGTGGTCGACGTCTCCGTAGAGTCATTCGCCAACCTGTACCCGCTGCACCCGCTCACTGCAGTTGCCGCGCCGCTCATGGCATCTCAGATCGGCCAGAACGACCGCAGCCTCAGCGGTTTCCTCGTCAACGACGAACCGTTCACCGTGCGGCGCAGCTTGGACACCCTTGCGGCCAGTTCTCCGGAACGAGCCTCAACGCTGCGCATTCCGCAGCTGTACGACTTCTTCTTCTCTGCCGGGCGGACCACGATTCTCGCCTCCTCCAAGGCGAGCCGCTGGCTGGAGATCAACACCCGACTCGAAGAGGCTCACGGCCTCCCGGAAGAAGACCAGGCGCTCCTCAAGGCCATCGGCGTCCTGAACCTCATCGACGCGGACGGCATGCTCCGCGCGACGCCGGCGATGATTCAGTTCGCGCTGAACGACCCTATCGACGCTACCGACGTCAACCGCTTCGAGCAGCTGAAGAAGCGGCTGGACAAGCTGGTGAAGGACGGGCTTGTCGTCCACCGCGAGTACAGCGACGAGTACCGGATCTGGCAGGGCACCGACGTCGATATCGACGCTCGGGTCAACGAGATCGCCTCACAGCTCCAGCCTGATGACGTCATCCGCTATTTCAACAAGCACCTCGGCACCAACGTTCTCCCGAACGCGGTCGCTGCCGGCGCCCACAGCCAGCTCACCGGCATGCAGCGCCACTTCGTCACCGCTGTCAGCCACAAGACCGAGAAGCTGCGCGGCCCGAAGATCGTGCAGGACGCGGCAGACGGCATGCTGGTCTTCCATCTCGGTGAACTGAAGAACAGCCCGCGGGTGGACTCTCCCCTTCCCGTCGTGGTCGGGCTCACCCGGAACCCGCAGGCAGTGCTGGCCGCGGGCACCACTCTCGTAGCTCTTCAGGACCTCATGGGCGACGAGAAGCTCGACCATGTCGCCCGGCGAGAGATCAGCGAACGAGCCGGGGAGTTCTCCCAGAAGATCACGGCGTTGCTCGCGGAGGCGTTCCGCCCTGGCAGTGACGAGTCGAGCTGGTACCTCTGGGCCAGCGGCGAGGACACCGACGGGGATCCCGCCCAGGAGCTAAGCGCCCGCAGTTACGCAGGGCTCGTCTCCGAGGCGTGCAACGTGGTCTACCACCAGACCCCGCATGTCAGGAACGAAATGGTGGGCCGCCACCAGCTCACCAGCAATGCGGCTCGCACTCGCCGTGAAGTCCTCACGGCGATGATCGAGAAGACCGGCCTGGCACGGCTCGGCTGGCCCGAGGACAAGTTCCCCGCGGAACGCGCCCTTTACGACGGCGTCGTCGAGCACCTCGGTCTACACCGCGCCACCGGCGAGGTCAGCGGCGGCGCGAGCTCTGGCGGCACCCTCCACACCCATGGCATGGCTCGCCCCAACGCTGAGAAGAACGCCAGCATCATGCCCGTCTGGGAAGCCCTCGAGGAGGCCCTGAGCGAGGCCACCGAGCCGACCCCCATCGTCGACATCTACGAGCGCCTCATGGCCGCGCCGTACGGTGTGAAGGCCGGTGTGGTCCCGATCCTGGTAGTCGCGGGACTCATCCTGCGGGGCAACGACGTAGCGCTGTTCGAGGAGGGCAACTACTGCCCGCGCCTCACCGCAGCCATTGTGGAGCGCCTCAACGTTCCCTACCCGGAACGCTTCACCGTGAAGTCGACCCCTGTGGACCGGGGACAGCGCAGGCTCGTGCTCGATGGCCTGGTGAAGTCGCTCGACGTCGACATTCCTCGCAGCCGCGCAAACCGCAACCCGGCGCTGCTGGCTGTCACCCGCGGGATGCTGGACCGCATCCTGGTCCTGGATCAGTACTCCCGCAAGACTCAGCGGCTCAGTGAGGACACCCTCGCAGTTCGCGACGTGCTGTCCAGGGCCACCGACCCGGACAATCTCGTCTTCGAGGAACTGCCGGAAGCTCTTGGCTTCGAGGAGATCACTCCTGGAGCCAAGAAGGACCCGGAAGCGGCCGAGTCGTTCATCGAGCGGGTCACCTCCGCGCTCAACGAACTCACAGGCGCTAGTGAGAGCCTCCAGCGGTACGTTGTGGACACCCTGGCCAGGGAGTTCAGGCTTCCTGCCGCCAGCATCACGGAACTCCGTGCAGGTCTCGCCGAGCGGCTCCAGGGCTTCGCGGACGCTTCTCTTGAGGTCAGCCTTCACGGCTTCGTGTCCCGCGTGACGAACGAGATGCTCCCCGATGACGACTGGCTCGGCACGGTCGTGGTCCAGCTGGTCAACCAGGCCCTCGGGGACTGGACCGACCGCGATATGGATCGTTTCCCTCGTGTCGTACAGGACAGGGCTCGCGCCCTCGACCGGGTCAGCCACCTCTACAGTGTCACGGAGGCCGAGGAAGTCGAGGACCTAGAGGAGGCCGAGGCCAAGGATTCACCTGTCACGGTTCGCTCCGCAGCCACAAAGCGGGCCAAGCCGAAGCCGCGACAGATCGACACTCACCTCCTGACACTCACCACCCCCCAGGGTGCTGAAGAGCGCACGCTCATCCACGTACCCAAGAAGTCGCGGAATGCCGCGAACAAGCTCGTTGTCAGTGTCATCAGGCAAGCTGAGGAAGCACTGGGCCCGGACGGCGCACGCATCCTCCTCGCCGCGCTGGCCGAGCGCCTGTCTCAGCAGGACAGCGCCACATCCGAAAGGAAGGAGCAGCCGTGA
- a CDS encoding phosphoadenosine phosphosulfate reductase family protein produces MTDADGTSSKKRHVLGISGGKDSSSLAIYMRDRVPEMEYFFCDTGAELPETYEYLNRLEGALGKPIERLNSSRDFDHWLEVYQGTLPSPQMRWCTKNLKIRPLEEWIGDDEAISYVAIRADENRLGYVSTKPNITAVFPFREDGIDRAGVDRILEEAGIGLPGYYEWRTRSGCYFCFFQRKHEWVGLKDRHPELYEKAVAYEDKLKHQDTAMQGRKYTWSQGESLGELIERRDEIEAKHEAALERAAKRVKPNRPLLEILSDALDEDDDSAACAVCHL; encoded by the coding sequence GTGACAGACGCCGACGGCACGAGCAGCAAGAAGCGCCACGTACTCGGGATCTCAGGGGGTAAGGACTCCTCATCCCTCGCGATCTACATGCGCGACCGGGTGCCGGAGATGGAGTACTTCTTCTGCGACACCGGGGCCGAGCTGCCCGAGACCTACGAGTACCTGAATCGCCTCGAAGGCGCGCTCGGCAAGCCCATTGAGCGGCTCAACTCCTCCCGCGACTTCGATCACTGGCTGGAGGTCTACCAGGGGACGCTGCCCAGCCCTCAGATGCGCTGGTGCACGAAGAACCTGAAGATCCGGCCGCTCGAAGAGTGGATCGGCGACGACGAAGCCATCTCATACGTCGCAATCCGTGCCGACGAGAATCGGCTGGGCTACGTCAGCACCAAGCCAAACATCACGGCGGTCTTCCCCTTCCGTGAAGACGGGATCGACCGCGCGGGCGTCGACCGCATCCTCGAAGAGGCCGGCATTGGCCTGCCTGGCTACTACGAGTGGCGTACCCGCTCCGGCTGCTACTTCTGCTTCTTCCAGCGGAAGCACGAGTGGGTGGGCCTCAAGGACCGACACCCAGAGCTATACGAGAAGGCCGTCGCCTACGAAGACAAGCTCAAGCACCAGGACACGGCCATGCAGGGTCGCAAGTACACCTGGTCTCAGGGCGAGTCCTTGGGTGAACTGATAGAACGCCGCGACGAGATCGAGGCCAAGCACGAGGCTGCCCTTGAGCGCGCAGCCAAGCGTGTGAAGCCGAACCGGCCGCTGTTGGAGATCCTCTCCGATGCGCTCGACGAGGATGACGACTCGGCGGCTTGCGCGGTCTGCCACCTCTGA